The following proteins are co-located in the Trichormus variabilis 0441 genome:
- a CDS encoding YqiA/YcfP family alpha/beta fold hydrolase has translation MTQYIYLHGFASSPQSAKAQDIRQRFAQIHTQLTIPDLNAGEFSQLTITRQIQQIAATFPDDSVPITLIGSSLGGLTAAHLGQRYLQVQRLVLLAPAFGFLSHWLPKMGEGAVQSWQQNGYYPVYHYGEGTSLPLSYNFVTDAAQYQEDHIQRPIPTLILHGKHDEVIPITASRDFAHSRPWVELIELDSNHALGNVMEEIWQAISLFCQLPESGKI, from the coding sequence ATGACCCAATACATCTACCTCCACGGTTTTGCTTCTAGCCCTCAATCTGCTAAAGCACAAGATATTCGTCAGCGTTTTGCCCAAATTCACACACAGCTAACAATCCCTGATCTCAATGCTGGTGAATTTTCCCAGTTAACAATCACGCGCCAGATTCAGCAAATAGCAGCGACTTTCCCTGATGATTCTGTACCAATAACGCTAATTGGTTCCAGTTTAGGTGGTTTAACTGCTGCTCATCTGGGACAGCGATATTTACAAGTACAACGCTTAGTTTTATTAGCGCCAGCATTTGGTTTTTTATCCCATTGGTTACCCAAAATGGGTGAAGGAGCGGTACAAAGTTGGCAACAAAACGGATATTACCCGGTTTACCATTATGGTGAAGGAACGTCGCTCCCCCTAAGCTACAATTTCGTCACAGATGCGGCTCAATACCAAGAAGACCACATACAACGCCCCATCCCCACCTTGATTTTGCATGGCAAACATGATGAAGTCATTCCCATCACAGCCAGCCGCGATTTTGCTCATTCCCGCCCTTGGGTGGAACTAATAGAACTCGACAGCAACCACGCCTTAGGTAATGTCATGGAAGAAATATGGCAAGCAATTAGCCTATTTTGTCAGTTACCCGAAAGCGGTAAGATATGA
- the gor gene encoding glutathione-disulfide reductase, which yields MTFDYDLFVIGAGSGGLAASKRAASYGAKVAIAENDLVGGTCVIRGCVPKKLMVYGSHFPALFEDAAGYGWQVGKAELNWEHFITSIDKEVRRLSQLHISFLEKAGVELISGRATLVDTHTVEVGDRKYTADKILIAVGGRPLKPELPGMEYGITSNEIFHLKTQPKHIAIIGSGYIGTEFAGIMRGLGSEVTQITRGDKILKGFDEDIRTEIQDGMTNHGIRIIPNTVVTAVEQVPDGLKINLSGDQEPIIADVFLVATGRVPNVDGLGLENAGVDVVASSVEGPGYSTMNAIAVNEYSQTSQPNIYAVGDVTDRLNLTPVAIGEGRAFADSEFGNNRREFSHETVPTAVFSNPQASTVGLTETQAREKLGDEGVTIYRTRFRPMYHSFTGKQERIMMKLVVDTNTDKVLGAHMVGENAAEIIQGVAIAVKMGATKKDFDATVGIHPSAAEEFVTMR from the coding sequence ATGACTTTTGATTATGATTTGTTTGTCATCGGTGCTGGTTCAGGTGGTTTAGCTGCTTCTAAACGAGCCGCTAGCTACGGGGCAAAAGTAGCGATCGCCGAAAATGATTTAGTGGGTGGAACCTGTGTAATTCGGGGTTGTGTACCCAAAAAACTCATGGTTTATGGTTCTCACTTTCCCGCGTTGTTCGAGGATGCCGCAGGCTATGGTTGGCAAGTTGGTAAGGCAGAATTAAATTGGGAACATTTCATCACATCTATAGATAAGGAAGTCCGGCGATTATCCCAACTGCACATCAGCTTTTTAGAAAAAGCCGGGGTAGAACTGATATCCGGTCGTGCTACTTTGGTAGACACCCACACAGTAGAAGTAGGCGATCGCAAATATACCGCCGATAAAATTTTAATTGCCGTTGGTGGTCGTCCCCTCAAGCCAGAGTTACCAGGAATGGAATATGGCATCACCTCCAATGAAATCTTTCACCTAAAAACCCAACCAAAACACATCGCTATTATCGGTTCTGGTTACATCGGCACGGAATTTGCCGGAATCATGCGTGGTTTAGGTTCAGAAGTCACCCAAATTACCAGAGGCGACAAAATTCTCAAAGGTTTTGATGAAGACATCCGTACCGAAATTCAAGATGGCATGACAAATCACGGTATTCGGATTATCCCAAATACCGTAGTCACAGCAGTTGAACAAGTCCCAGACGGTTTGAAAATAAATCTATCTGGAGACCAAGAACCAATTATTGCCGATGTATTTTTAGTAGCCACAGGGCGGGTTCCCAATGTAGATGGTTTAGGTTTGGAAAATGCTGGTGTTGATGTTGTTGCCAGTTCCGTAGAGGGGCCAGGATACAGCACCATGAACGCCATTGCCGTCAATGAATACAGCCAAACCAGTCAACCCAATATCTATGCTGTTGGTGATGTCACAGACCGCTTAAACCTCACTCCCGTAGCCATTGGGGAAGGTCGCGCCTTCGCCGATAGTGAATTTGGTAACAACCGCCGAGAATTTAGCCACGAAACTGTACCAACTGCGGTATTCTCCAACCCACAAGCCTCCACAGTCGGGCTAACAGAAACTCAAGCGCGGGAAAAACTCGGTGATGAAGGAGTCACAATATACCGCACCCGCTTCCGTCCTATGTATCACAGTTTCACAGGCAAACAAGAGCGCATCATGATGAAATTAGTGGTTGATACCAACACCGATAAAGTTTTAGGCGCGCACATGGTGGGTGAAAATGCTGCTGAAATTATCCAAGGTGTAGCGATCGCTGTCAAAATGGGTGCAACCAAAAAAGACTTTGATGCCACCGTCGGTATTCATCCCTCCGCCGCCGAGGAGTTTGTTACTATGCGATGA
- a CDS encoding histidinol-phosphate transaminase, with amino-acid sequence MLPFIRSDLAQFTAYKPHPSSDTDAAVPAQLDRLDTNESPCDLPPELKQKLAWTFQQVIESNRYPDGGHEELKDAIAQYVNESANISSSPITAANISVGNGSDELIRSLLIATCLGAQGSILVANPTFSMYGILAQTLGIPVVTVSRNPENFEIDLTAAQSAIEQTQNPPIRVVFVVHPNSPTANPLTTNELRWLKSLSEQILVVVDEAYFEFSQTTLISELVQRPNWVILRTFSKAFRLAAMRVGYCVAHPEAIAILEKVRLPYNLPSFSITSALVALQNRAILLESIPQILNERAKLITALSKYPELAVAESAANFIFLQLKTDNKNSPDTALLNLHQQLKNSGTLVRQISGGLRITIGTPEENIRTLNHIQTALIKA; translated from the coding sequence ATGCTTCCTTTTATTCGCTCAGACTTAGCCCAATTCACCGCCTATAAACCCCACCCCAGCAGCGATACAGATGCAGCCGTCCCTGCTCAATTGGATCGGTTGGATACTAATGAAAGCCCCTGTGATTTGCCTCCTGAGTTAAAACAAAAGCTCGCCTGGACTTTTCAGCAGGTCATTGAAAGCAATCGTTATCCGGACGGCGGACATGAAGAACTTAAAGATGCGATCGCTCAATATGTTAACGAATCAGCTAATATTTCATCATCACCCATTACCGCCGCTAACATATCTGTCGGTAATGGTTCAGATGAATTAATCCGTTCTCTATTAATTGCTACGTGTTTAGGCGCGCAAGGATCTATTCTAGTTGCTAATCCCACCTTTTCCATGTACGGGATTTTGGCACAAACTTTGGGTATTCCTGTCGTGACAGTATCAAGGAATCCCGAAAATTTTGAAATAGACTTAACAGCAGCTCAATCTGCAATTGAACAAACTCAAAATCCACCCATTCGCGTGGTGTTCGTCGTTCATCCCAATTCCCCAACCGCTAATCCTTTAACTACAAATGAGTTGAGATGGTTAAAAAGTCTCAGTGAGCAAATTTTAGTCGTAGTTGACGAAGCTTACTTCGAGTTTAGCCAAACTACCCTAATTAGCGAATTAGTACAGCGTCCTAATTGGGTAATTTTACGCACATTTTCTAAAGCTTTCCGATTAGCAGCCATGCGCGTGGGCTATTGTGTCGCTCATCCAGAGGCGATCGCTATTTTAGAAAAAGTCCGCTTACCTTACAATCTACCTAGTTTTTCTATTACATCTGCTTTAGTTGCCTTACAAAATCGCGCCATCTTACTAGAATCCATTCCCCAAATACTCAATGAGCGCGCTAAACTCATTACTGCTCTCTCTAAATATCCAGAATTAGCCGTTGCTGAAAGTGCAGCAAACTTTATTTTCTTGCAGCTTAAAACCGATAACAAAAATTCCCCAGACACTGCTTTACTAAATCTTCATCAACAACTCAAAAACTCTGGCACTCTAGTACGCCAGATTAGCGGTGGATTGAGAATTACAATTGGTACACCTGAAGAAAACATCCGCACGCTTAATCATATACAAACGGCCTTAATAAAGGCATAA
- a CDS encoding GNAT family N-acetyltransferase has protein sequence MDNINIQLALTSWFFDPSSHKPVTADTEPSFRQVHIRAATPADLTSIAQIIAESFHSQNGFWGWAFPLLRLGIYEDFKHRLLSPAPHHLCLVAVETTNDGVDQLLGTVEVGVRFSDYWTQTGKSFPYLSNLAVHPQYRRHGVASKLLVRCEQVSQEWGFQNLYLHVLENNYQARQLYFKLGYQVHKIDSHWNSFLFRRSQHILLHKQINITSTG, from the coding sequence TTGGATAATATTAATATTCAACTAGCCTTGACATCCTGGTTTTTTGATCCATCTAGCCACAAGCCAGTTACAGCAGATACTGAGCCAAGTTTTCGCCAAGTTCACATTCGTGCTGCTACACCTGCTGATTTGACTAGTATCGCCCAAATTATTGCAGAAAGTTTTCACTCTCAGAATGGTTTCTGGGGGTGGGCTTTTCCACTACTCCGTTTGGGTATTTATGAAGATTTCAAACATCGCCTGTTATCGCCTGCTCCCCATCACCTTTGTTTGGTTGCTGTGGAAACTACTAACGATGGAGTTGATCAGTTACTGGGAACGGTAGAAGTTGGTGTACGCTTTAGTGATTACTGGACGCAGACGGGCAAAAGTTTTCCTTACCTATCTAATTTAGCCGTTCATCCTCAATACCGTAGGCATGGTGTGGCTTCAAAATTGCTTGTCAGATGTGAGCAAGTTTCTCAAGAATGGGGATTTCAAAACTTATACCTGCACGTTTTAGAAAATAACTATCAAGCACGTCAGCTTTATTTTAAGTTAGGATATCAGGTACACAAAATTGACTCTCATTGGAATAGTTTTTTATTTCGACGCTCTCAACACATTCTTCTGCACAAACAAATCAATATCACTTCGACTGGCTAA
- a CDS encoding hydantoinase B/oxoprolinase family protein, with protein MRITSQPDPVRLEIFKNLYQFIAEQMGIVLQNTATSVNIKERLDFSCAIFDSSGLLVANAPHIPVHLGSMSESVRSLINDKSDTIKPGNVYLSNNPYNGGTHLPDVTAITPVFPETKENHLTPLFFVASRGHQADIGGITPGSMPPHSTTVEEEGILFDNFLLVEAGNFQESQVRNLLAHHIYPARNPDQNIADFKAQIAANERGVQELHKMVAQYGLATVQAYMKFVQDNAEESVRRAIDVLKDGSFMYEMDGGAKIQVKVTINRETRSAEIDFTGTSEQLNSNFNAPKAVTQAAVLYVFRTLVDDNIPLNAGCLKPLEIIIPEGCMLNPTYPGAVVAGNVETSQTIVDALYGALGVMAASQGTMNNFTFGSDRYQYYETICGGSGAGSNFDGTDAVHTHMTNSLLTDPEVLETRYPVLVESFSLRSHSGGKGKYSGGNGVVRRIRFLEPMTANILSGHRLVPPFGLNGGEAGQVGRNWIERHDGTQETLDSTATVEMNPGDVFVIETPGGGGFGSK; from the coding sequence ATCCAGTCCGCTTAGAAATATTCAAAAATCTCTATCAATTTATCGCTGAACAAATGGGAATTGTTCTGCAAAATACTGCCACATCAGTCAATATTAAAGAAAGACTGGATTTCTCCTGCGCCATTTTCGATTCCTCTGGATTATTAGTTGCAAATGCTCCTCATATTCCTGTACATTTGGGGTCAATGAGTGAAAGCGTCCGCAGTTTAATTAATGATAAAAGCGACACCATAAAACCGGGGAATGTCTATTTATCCAATAATCCCTATAACGGCGGAACTCACCTCCCAGATGTCACAGCCATTACCCCCGTATTTCCAGAAACTAAAGAAAATCACCTCACACCATTATTTTTCGTTGCTTCTCGCGGACACCAAGCTGATATCGGTGGTATTACTCCCGGTTCCATGCCTCCTCACAGTACTACAGTAGAAGAAGAAGGAATTCTTTTTGATAATTTTCTCTTAGTGGAAGCCGGAAATTTTCAGGAAAGCCAAGTAAGAAACTTACTAGCACATCATATTTATCCTGCTCGTAATCCTGACCAAAATATCGCTGATTTTAAAGCACAAATCGCCGCCAATGAAAGGGGAGTTCAAGAACTACATAAAATGGTGGCTCAATATGGATTGGCAACAGTCCAAGCATATATGAAATTTGTCCAAGATAATGCTGAAGAATCAGTGAGACGAGCAATTGATGTTCTCAAAGATGGCTCGTTTATGTATGAAATGGATGGCGGCGCTAAAATCCAAGTTAAAGTAACTATAAATAGGGAAACCCGTAGTGCAGAAATTGATTTTACAGGCACATCTGAGCAATTAAATAGTAACTTCAATGCTCCCAAAGCCGTCACCCAAGCAGCAGTTTTATATGTCTTTCGGACGCTGGTTGATGATAACATTCCTCTCAATGCGGGGTGTCTCAAACCTTTAGAAATTATCATTCCCGAAGGATGTATGTTAAACCCCACTTACCCAGGTGCAGTAGTAGCAGGTAATGTGGAAACCTCCCAAACCATTGTTGATGCTTTATATGGTGCGTTGGGTGTGATGGCCGCTTCTCAAGGAACCATGAATAATTTTACCTTTGGGAGCGATCGCTATCAATATTATGAAACCATTTGCGGCGGTTCCGGCGCAGGTTCTAACTTTGATGGTACAGACGCAGTTCATACCCACATGACTAATTCCCTCCTCACTGACCCAGAAGTATTAGAAACCCGCTATCCTGTACTCGTGGAAAGCTTTAGTCTGCGTTCCCACAGTGGAGGTAAGGGAAAATACTCCGGTGGTAATGGAGTAGTGCGCCGCATCCGTTTCTTAGAACCTATGACAGCGAATATTCTTTCTGGACATCGCTTAGTTCCTCCCTTTGGTTTAAATGGTGGAGAAGCCGGACAAGTAGGACGCAACTGGATAGAACGCCACGATGGAACCCAAGAAACTTTAGATAGTACCGCGACAGTAGAGATGAATCCGGGGGATGTCTTTGTCATAGAAACCCCTGGCGGTGGCGGATTTGGTTCAAAATGA
- a CDS encoding response regulator: MKSPVNSKPKILVVDDEPDNLDLLYRTFYRDYKVLRAISGPAALDLLAQEGEIAVIISDQRMPIMSGTEFLSLTATQYPDIIRIILTGYTDVEDLVEAINAGKVFKYVTKPWEAEELKAVVRQALDTHNVLKARTRELTRTLRQESLLNTVTNTIRSALDYRQILQAIVDTVGHMLEVDVCLLRSFQDGQLVDEGFVYQKYSPAAIEKTIHNSAPLTILADTVWETREVQIIHDVAGDERLHGDSPELQHRTDAFAAADIRSSLVVPLICQQELMAVLALHQCSQARVWGEEEVQLVLMVADQAALALSQAYAYEQVRALAKRESLINTITTAIRSSLNPEDIFAAITQKLGQALQVDGCVLSLWTEEDEFVKCVGLYDSSRHSEDSLDNHRLITQELPESQAPILENPILQEILKTHQPVIITDMNHSDWETKRFDLNLKMPARSLMVVPLLADGKCIGSITLREGKKARQWLSADIELAKAVAAQAAIAVQQSHLYQKTREQAERLLQLDKQKTEFFQNISHEFRTPITLIQGPLESAVGTGEGLSYAQSAIALRNSRRLLRLVNQLLDLQRLDAGRMQPSFRPCDLVDFVSQIVESFRPYCEKKALHLTTELDECPTVYIDMEKFDKVVYNLLSNAMKFTPEGGTISVKLQSQGHHCILQVQDTGIGIVKEQIPHLFERFRQAEGSENRSYEGSGLGLALVKELVELHGGRVTVESVYGKGTTFTLWLVIGNAHLPLQQVSDTPVELTTSRASVELADLELVETTLENIDIETINPLPISETQQHTANSTQQSTHSILVVDDNPDLRTYVSDILRRSGYQVYTARNGYEGFSKVQELVPNLIVTDLMMPLVTGLEMIRMIRNDEKVKGTPIILLTAKVDEETRIESTEHGADAYLAKPFNDRELLAEVRNLLALKENEKRVLELNTYLTESVLKRFLPPALVSKAAAGSLSLDLRPEPRLITVLFSDIVGFTQLANTLRSRRVAELLNEYLEFMTKAVFDNGGTVDKFMGDAILALYGAPEELTPNEQVRRAVNTARAMHSSLAQLNQRWRDQGIFDTHDYGGVQFRCGIHQGTAVVGMFGSAERADYTAIGPSVNIAARLQSAAVPGTILVSAAVADYLQDEEITKGSPLKLKGIDETVLTFAVKSELMVNR, encoded by the coding sequence ATGAAATCCCCAGTAAACAGTAAGCCCAAAATTTTGGTTGTTGATGATGAGCCAGACAACCTTGACTTGCTTTACCGCACCTTTTATCGTGACTACAAGGTGCTGAGAGCTATATCTGGACCTGCGGCACTGGATCTGCTGGCGCAAGAGGGAGAGATCGCAGTGATCATCTCCGATCAACGAATGCCGATCATGAGTGGTACGGAATTTTTGAGCCTGACAGCTACACAATATCCAGATATTATTCGGATTATTTTAACTGGTTACACTGACGTAGAAGACTTAGTAGAAGCAATTAATGCTGGTAAGGTATTTAAATATGTCACCAAACCTTGGGAAGCCGAAGAACTCAAAGCTGTAGTCCGCCAAGCCCTAGATACTCACAATGTTCTGAAAGCTCGCACTCGTGAACTCACCCGCACGCTCCGCCAAGAATCACTGCTGAACACTGTCACCAACACAATTCGCAGTGCCTTAGACTATCGACAAATTTTGCAAGCAATTGTCGATACAGTTGGTCATATGTTAGAGGTGGATGTCTGTCTATTACGTTCCTTTCAAGATGGACAATTAGTAGATGAAGGATTTGTCTACCAGAAATATTCTCCAGCTGCCATAGAGAAAACTATACATAATTCTGCCCCCCTGACGATTCTGGCTGATACTGTCTGGGAAACCCGCGAAGTGCAGATAATTCATGATGTGGCAGGTGATGAGCGCCTTCACGGAGATAGCCCAGAACTACAGCACAGAACTGATGCGTTTGCTGCGGCTGATATCCGTTCTAGTTTAGTTGTGCCACTGATTTGCCAACAAGAACTGATGGCTGTTTTGGCACTGCATCAATGTTCCCAAGCACGGGTCTGGGGAGAAGAAGAAGTACAGTTAGTTTTAATGGTGGCGGATCAAGCTGCCTTGGCTTTGTCCCAAGCCTACGCTTATGAACAAGTACGGGCGCTGGCAAAACGAGAGTCCTTGATCAATACCATTACAACAGCGATTCGCTCTAGTCTTAATCCTGAAGATATTTTTGCGGCAATTACCCAAAAATTAGGGCAAGCTTTACAAGTTGACGGCTGTGTGTTGTCTTTGTGGACGGAAGAGGATGAGTTTGTCAAGTGTGTTGGCTTGTATGATAGTTCTCGACATAGCGAAGACTCGTTGGACAATCACCGTCTGATAACTCAGGAATTACCAGAGTCACAAGCACCTATTTTAGAAAATCCAATTTTACAGGAAATATTAAAAACCCATCAGCCTGTAATAATTACGGATATGAATCATTCAGATTGGGAAACCAAAAGGTTTGATTTAAATTTGAAAATGCCAGCGCGATCGCTCATGGTTGTCCCTTTGCTGGCAGATGGCAAATGTATAGGCAGTATTACTCTGCGAGAAGGCAAGAAAGCTAGGCAGTGGCTATCAGCTGATATTGAACTGGCAAAAGCTGTAGCCGCACAAGCCGCGATCGCCGTACAGCAGTCTCATTTATACCAAAAAACCCGCGAACAAGCCGAGCGCTTGCTGCAATTAGACAAACAAAAAACAGAATTTTTTCAAAACATATCCCATGAATTTCGTACTCCCATCACCCTCATTCAAGGACCGTTAGAATCGGCAGTGGGAACAGGCGAGGGTTTATCTTACGCCCAAAGTGCGATCGCTTTGCGTAACTCCCGACGGCTGTTGCGGTTAGTTAACCAACTATTAGATTTGCAACGCTTAGATGCAGGGAGAATGCAGCCTAGTTTCCGTCCTTGTGATTTAGTAGATTTTGTCAGTCAAATTGTTGAATCATTTCGCCCCTACTGTGAAAAAAAGGCACTACATCTGACTACCGAATTAGATGAATGTCCTACAGTTTATATAGACATGGAAAAATTTGACAAGGTGGTTTATAACCTCCTATCAAATGCCATGAAATTTACACCAGAAGGTGGCACAATCAGTGTCAAGTTACAATCTCAGGGACACCACTGCATCTTGCAAGTCCAAGATACAGGTATTGGCATTGTTAAAGAGCAAATTCCCCATCTGTTTGAGCGCTTCCGCCAAGCCGAAGGTTCAGAAAACCGCTCCTACGAGGGTAGCGGCTTAGGTTTAGCCTTAGTTAAAGAATTAGTAGAACTACACGGTGGCAGAGTTACTGTTGAATCAGTCTATGGCAAAGGTACAACCTTTACCCTATGGCTAGTTATCGGTAATGCTCACTTACCTCTACAGCAAGTATCAGATACGCCCGTTGAGCTGACCACTAGCCGCGCTAGTGTAGAACTAGCTGATTTAGAACTGGTAGAAACAACACTAGAAAATATAGATATAGAAACTATTAATCCCTTACCTATTTCTGAGACTCAGCAGCATACAGCAAACAGCACACAGCAATCTACACATTCAATCCTCGTTGTTGATGACAACCCGGATCTGCGAACTTATGTATCCGATATTCTCCGCCGTAGTGGTTATCAAGTTTATACAGCTCGTAACGGTTATGAAGGATTTAGTAAAGTCCAAGAACTTGTTCCTAATCTAATTGTTACTGATTTGATGATGCCTTTAGTAACAGGGTTAGAGATGATTCGCATGATCCGTAATGACGAAAAAGTGAAAGGAACGCCAATCATTTTGCTAACCGCAAAGGTAGATGAGGAAACCCGCATCGAAAGCACAGAACATGGAGCAGATGCGTATTTAGCAAAACCATTTAATGACAGGGAACTTCTAGCAGAGGTTCGTAATCTTTTAGCTTTGAAGGAAAATGAAAAGCGAGTTTTGGAGTTAAATACTTACCTGACAGAATCAGTTCTTAAGCGCTTTTTACCGCCTGCGTTGGTGTCAAAAGCGGCTGCTGGTTCTTTAAGTTTAGATTTGCGTCCAGAACCGCGTTTAATTACGGTGTTGTTTAGTGACATCGTTGGTTTTACACAGTTAGCCAACACTCTCAGATCCCGGCGAGTGGCAGAATTACTGAATGAGTATTTAGAGTTCATGACTAAAGCTGTGTTTGATAATGGTGGCACTGTAGATAAGTTTATGGGGGATGCTATCTTAGCTCTCTATGGAGCGCCAGAAGAACTCACACCTAATGAGCAGGTGCGTCGAGCAGTGAATACGGCTAGAGCCATGCACAGCTCATTAGCTCAACTAAACCAGCGTTGGCGGGATCAGGGGATATTTGATACCCATGATTATGGCGGTGTGCAGTTTCGCTGTGGTATTCACCAAGGGACGGCTGTTGTAGGAATGTTTGGTAGTGCCGAACGTGCCGACTATACTGCTATTGGGCCTAGTGTCAATATCGCCGCTCGATTGCAATCTGCTGCTGTTCCCGGTACAATCTTGGTTTCTGCTGCTGTAGCAGATTATTTACAAGACGAAGAAATTACTAAAGGTAGTCCGCTAAAACTTAAAGGAATAGATGAAACAGTTCTGACTTTTGCTGTGAAATCAGAATTAATGGTTAACCGTTAA